A single window of Cottoperca gobio chromosome 9, fCotGob3.1, whole genome shotgun sequence DNA harbors:
- the noxa1 gene encoding NADPH oxidase activator 1 — protein MLYTELLRLWNEAVQAGEAKDWQGALSKLEQISEPTSRTLFNAASAHLVLGQLDLALKALDLTIAKDERLAVGFFQRAAVMMKIDRLEEALSDCIWAQKHMRGNTVIDYTQLGLQFKLYSWQVLYNAAAVYCRMGQWEQAKEVLLSASQERGGRGGNIEVALDSVLREEVLDPLLVPENVVFRPRKQDVEQLQQRDFLGKAKVISSMIPNDDFGGFEPLRLQKPGFYEPTVDGAHDSRYMRMRIPYMARGPGQLTVPGGAILFLFGEEDRDGMATVIYDGQRGLLPMSLLDPADVKTSKGKKVNRVPSGIPLPPGLKPPTRPKAQPSPAAPPRVRFSSDTPPPSYTTATHATLAASEPPMYTTRHQHADVAQGAESSSVVVKVHYTHTVALSVPLDTPYHEVKERIAQKLGQPASQLRLRHKQHGSRVLIPLGGEVRPCRTVQEVAEAGRATLWCQTEDPLDNRTILYQMVALYDYTAQGPEDLEFSEGDTIDILGEVNEEWLEGHTAGEIGIFPSCFAYRENADIIHISDL, from the exons ATGCTTTACACTGAGTTACTGCGGTTGTGGAATGAGGCGGTGCAGGCGGGGGAAGCTAAGGACTGGCAAGGAGCTCTGTCCAAACTCGAGCAGATCAGTGAACCCACATCTCGCACTCTGTTCAACGCGGCCTCAGCTCACCTGGTGCTGGGACAGCTGGACTTAGCCCTGAAg GCTTTAGACCTCACCATTGCGAAGGATGAACGCCTTGCTGTCGGCTTCTTCCAGAGAGCCGCAGTGATGATGAAGATTGACAG GTTGGAGGAGGCTTTGTCAGACTGTATCTGGGCACAGAAGCATATGAGAGGAAACACGGTCATCGACTACACACAACTGGGACTGCAATTCAAACTCTACAGTTGGCAG GTATTATATAATGCAGCAGCTGTGTACTGTCGGATGGGCCAGTGGGAGCAGGCCAAGGAGGTTCTGCTGTCGGCTTCGCAGGAGAGAGGAGGTCGAGGGGGAAACATAGAGGTGGCTTTGGATAGCGTTCTG CGGGAAGAGGTCCTGGATCCTCTCCTGGTGCCTGAGAATGTGGTGTTTCGTCCCAGGAAACAGGATGTGGAACAGCTGCAACAAAGAGACTTCCTGGGCAAAGCAAAG GTGATTTCCTCCATGATTCCCAATGATGATTTTGGAGGCTTTGAACCACTGAGGCTGCAG AAACCTGGTTTCTATGAGCCCACAGTGGATGGAGCTCA TGATTCTCGATACATGCGCATGCGGATCCCTTACATGGCTCGGGGCCCTGGACAGCTGACTGTGCCGGGAGGGGccatcttatttttatttggcGAAGAGGATAGGGATGGGATGGCAACGGTCATATATGATGGACAG AGAGGACTTCTGCCAATGTCCCTGCTTGATCCTGCAGATGTCAAGACGTCCAAAGGCAAAAAGGTGAAT AGAGTTCCCAGTGGGATCCCTCTCCCACCCGGACTCAAGCCACCCACCCGCCCAAAGGCCCAGCCCAgccctgcagctcctcctcgGG TTCGTTTTTCTTCAGACACTCCACCTCCATCCTACACTACTGCCACCCACGCAACGCTGGCAGCCTCAGAGCCTCCCATGTACACAACCAGACACCAG CATGCTGATGTAGCTCAGGGAGCAGAGTCCAGTTCTGTGGTGGTGAAGgtccactacacacacactgtggctctgtctgtccctctggaCACACCGTACCATGAAGTGAAGGAACGCATCGCACAGAAATTGGGCCAGCCAGCGTCTCAGCTGCGCCTCAG GCATAAGCAGCATGGCTCCCGGGTGCTGATACCTTTGGGTGGCGAGGTGAGGCCTTGCCGCACTGTGCAAGAGGTGGCTGAGGCTGGCAGAGCTACCCTGTGGTGCCAG ACAGAAGACCCCTTGGACAACCGTACCATCCTCTACCAGATGGTGGCGCTGTACGACTACACTGCTCAGGGCCCAGAAGACCTGGAGTTCAGCGAAGGAGACACCATCGACATCCTGGGTGAAG TTAATGAGGAGTGGCTGGAGGGACACACTGCAGGGGAAATAGGCATCTTCCCCAGCTGCTTTGCCTACAGGGAGAACGCCGACATCATCCACATCTCTGATTTATAA